The stretch of DNA GAACTTGATTTTCTTTCATCCAAAGCACACAATTTTCAGGTTTCCTCCAATACATTTGAGAAACACAACCATTTCATCTCAAAGATTCAAGatttaaactaaacatgaatGCCTGACTAATCTCCTTTGCACTTACTATCCCGAACGcctaaattcttgaacccacaTTTGCTCTTGTTGATGGAAGAATTTCGATCATGTGTATATATCTTCGGTCCTTGGAGCCAATAATATAGTGCTTATATGAAAAGAAACTTTTCTGGACTTGCTGTACAACTGAACTCAGAACTCTGTCATGGGGGAGGCACAATTCGAAATATGAGAAGCTCTCAATGTGATAACTTCCCAAATGTTTTAACTTTCTGAGCCCCCAAAATGAAAAGATAACCTATGCACCTTAGTCCCCAAAGAAACAGAAAGCGTAACCGGTTGgtgtttgaaatatttcaagattCTGCTTTCATCTGTCCGGGAGGCAGGGAACCTACAAATAATAAAGAGAGTTTGGTGATCATTAGAGGAGCTGATGCTAATTCAGGAAAAGAATATAATGCAGGAGCATAAGAAAACACTTACTACTTATATCCTGACTATCGAGGGGCGCGCTTGAATTGAATCCCATCTCTACAACATTATGTAGCTGGTCATCCCAAATATTAGGTACCTAAGACAATATGAATCGCAAGGCAAATGCTTAGAACATAAAGCAATATTACTTTGGTTTACGACTCATTATGACGAGTATTCTCCTAAAATATGATCAGTACAACCTAAAACCTGAAACACGTAGCGCTACCCAAATAGTACCTGAGATGAAGGATCCTTGTAGCCTCCACTCATAGAAGCAAAATGAGGATTGATGGATCTACGAAATGTATCAGTACAATTTCCCACACCAGGAAAACCTGATTGCAGCAGACCGGATTGCAATGCATGCAAAGAGGTATAAGGCATGGTCATATTATCAGGTGGAAAAACAAGCGAGGATGAAGGACCTGCTTGCAACTGGAGGATCTGCAATAAAATGCAAGTGTACATCCCAGCATTAGCAGCTGGAATTTATGCACTGTGCTCTGCTTTATGTAATGTTCAGAAGAGTTTACTAGTTCTTACATCTTTTGCAAGGAGCCCGTCAAGATTAAAATCTAACTGTGGGTTTACTGTTGCAAGCTTCATTGAGAGGAACTGTGAGAACAATAAGAGCCATTCATAAATACATAGGAGCCATGAATTTCTTTCTTGAACTTTTTCGTTGCAAAATTACTTAGCATGACATTAGCAAATCGtaaaaattgttcaaatattCAATGCTCAAAGGAAAATACGCGTCAATGTTATATGGTACTAAAGCACTTAATAAAACAACCAGGAAAGGCCAAAGAAGGGGAGGGAATCGTTCACATCGAACAGCAGAATATGAAGCAACCAAAATATTCCTTGAATTTTGAAGGGAAGAACAAATATATTTTGAAAGAATGTGCAGAAGATAATCACTTAATGGATTCCATACCTCAACCTGTCTTTGCAGAGATTGTACATAATTAATGATTTCATCCAACATTACAGCTTTACCAGTGACCTGAAAAATCAAATCCCAGGTAACTTACATAGCAAATGCAATAttaaatattagtaacaaatgTGACAATAAACAAACCTTGTTGCAACCAGGTACAAGATCCTGAAGATACTTCATTCGTTCACTGATTTTCTCTCGCCTTACCTGCAACCGGAACCACCTCAGTCATCTTTAAGAACAAGTATATATCCCAAGAATTAAAGCTTCTACTATGAAGTCTTACTCTTTCTGCAAGACTATGGCTATTCGTTGCCTGGCCTCGTCGAGCTCGAATGTGTATGTATTCTTCTTTAGGTGGATCTGAAGCTTGAGACCTCTGTTTACTGTTTTTTTCACCGGGTTTGCTGGCAGTTGAATTCAAGTTTTGTTCTCCCTGAGTTTCAGTTTGAGCTTGTGCACGTTCAGCTGGCGGCTGTTGCGTTCCCTTCATTTGATCAGGCTGAGCATCCTGCCAAAAATGACAATAACACTCAGCAAAGAACTACTTTGCACAATTGTACAGACCGAGTATTCGAGAGAAAATGTGGACTATATGGAGCTACAAGTGAACAAGAGAGAACATATTAACAATGTCCTACCTGACcatatcttttccttttctttgagCCAAGGCTCTTTGAGGAAGACTCCTCCCTAAAGCCTCCCATTTCCTCTTGACGGCCACTACAGTCAGCTTCATCAGACTCATTTCCGGACAATCCAACTGCTTCTTTTCCTTCACCCTGAGACCTAGCAATGTTTTCATTCTTTTTCGCATTCTTGAGAGGGCTTTCTTTATTGGTCTCATGCTCGCTATGTAAAGGAACATCCTTGGAACTTTCAACTGCATTTCTCATATGCTGCTTCTGAGGGTCTATAGCAGAGGGTGAGTTTAATCCGTTGCTTGCAAAAACCTCTTCTGATCTGCACATTGGCGCTAGTCCCCTATAACAAGGCTTCACAGACTCAGGGATGCTAAAAGGGTTCATCATATCACTGAGGTTTCCTCCACTAAAGCACGAAAACCTTGCAGCTCTCTCAATGAAACCTGAATCAACTGGAAGCTGA from Nicotiana tomentosiformis chromosome 11, ASM39032v3, whole genome shotgun sequence encodes:
- the LOC104117786 gene encoding transcription factor bHLH49-like isoform X2 encodes the protein MDMDSKNDTEQLKRKEDAANYHSPNMSLEWQLSGSNLTNASIGMIPKSDPMVDSYYPTIWDRPTNSPNLSFYGNNVQINSSTTNPPGIAEIGSGPARGGVDRTVCMSWNPPNAMMKGGVFVPPNIGMLPQSLAQLPVDSGFIERAARFSCFSGGNLSDMMNPFSIPESVKPCYRGLAPMCRSEEVFASNGLNSPSAIDPQKQHMRNAVESSKDVPLHSEHETNKESPLKNAKKNENIARSQGEGKEAVGLSGNESDEADCSGRQEEMGGFREESSSKSLGSKKRKRYGQDAQPDQMKGTQQPPAERAQAQTETQGEQNLNSTASKPGEKNSKQRSQASDPPKEEYIHIRARRGQATNSHSLAERVRREKISERMKYLQDLVPGCNKVTGKAVMLDEIINYVQSLQRQVEFLSMKLATVNPQLDFNLDGLLAKDILQLQAGPSSSLVFPPDNMTMPYTSLHALQSGLLQSGFPGVGNCTDTFRRSINPHFASMSGGYKDPSSQVPNIWDDQLHNVVEMGFNSSAPLDSQDISSLPPGQMKAES
- the LOC104117786 gene encoding transcription factor bHLH49-like isoform X1, giving the protein MDMDSKNDTEQLKRKEDAANYHSPNMSLEWQLSGSNLTNASIGMIPKSDPMVDSYYPTIWDRPTNSPNLSFYGNNVQINSSTTNPPGIAEIGSGPARGGVDRTVCMSWNPPNAMMKGGVFVPPNIGMLPQSLAQLPVDSGFIERAARFSCFSGGNLSDMMNPFSIPESVKPCYRGLAPMCRSEEVFASNGLNSPSAIDPQKQHMRNAVESSKDVPLHSEHETNKESPLKNAKKNENIARSQGEGKEAVGLSGNESDEADCSGRQEEMGGFREESSSKSLGSKKRKRYGQDAQPDQMKGTQQPPAERAQAQTETQGEQNLNSTASKPGEKNSKQRSQASDPPKEEYIHIRARRGQATNSHSLAERVRREKISERMKYLQDLVPGCNKVTGKAVMLDEIINYVQSLQRQVEFLSMKLATVNPQLDFNLDGLLAKDILQLQAGPSSSLVFPPDNMTMPYTSLHALQSGLLQSGFPGVGNCTDTFRRSINPHFASMSGGYKDPSSQVPNIWDDQLHNVVEMGFNSSAPLDSQDISSSLPPGQMKAES